The Legionella spiritensis DNA segment GAACGAATACTGACTTTGATAGCCGAAATGCGGTGGCATAAAAAATCCCAGAGCGAATGTTGTTGATCCGGATAAACAATCGTGACATCCAGTATATTTTTAATTTGATTTCCCATCACACTGATAACAAAACCTATACCTCCCGCTTTGGGCTTCAGTAAATAGTCGTAGGGGGATTGCTGTGTAGTTTTTTTCTGACGGGTGAAACGGGTGCCTTCTACAAAATTCATAATGGTTGTAGGATGATGCTTGAAAACATCAAGCGCTTTACGGGTCGCTTTCAGATCCTGACCTTTTTTATGGGGATTTTTAGCAAGATAATCTTTGGAATAGCGTTTCATGAATGGACATCCCATAGCCCACCATGCAAAGCCAAGCAAGGGAACCCATTTCAATTGATCCTTGATGAAGAATTTAATCATTGGAATCTTGCGATTAAAAAGACGTTGTAAAACAACAATATCCAGCCAGCTTTGATGATTGGCAATCACAAGATACCAGTCCTTTTGGCGCAGGTTTTCCTCTCCAGTGATTTCCCATTGAATTTTCTGGGTTTTATCGATGTATAAATTATTAATATCACTCCAGTAAACAATAACGGCGTCAATCATTCTTGTGCAAAGAACTTTCCAGCGAAGATTGGGGATCAGCTTGAGTAATCCGATAAAAAGTACGGGAATAAAAAACAAAATGGTGGATACGATCAAGGTCAATACGGCAAAAACGCCACGAAGCTGCCCGCGCAATTTTTTATTTTCATTCATAAAACTATCCCTGATGAACGTTTAACCATTAACGAAGAGCCTGATTCATGTCTGCAATCAAATCCTCGATATGTTCTATTCCGACCGATAAGCGAACAAATCCGTCCACAATGCCTAATTCCTGGCGCTTTTCATAGGGAACAGACGCGTGGGTCATGATGGCGGGATGTTCAATCAGGCTTTCCACACCGCCCAGGCTTTCAGCAAGGGTAAAAACCTCGCAGCGTGACAGG contains these protein-coding regions:
- a CDS encoding acyltransferase codes for the protein MNENKKLRGQLRGVFAVLTLIVSTILFFIPVLFIGLLKLIPNLRWKVLCTRMIDAVIVYWSDINNLYIDKTQKIQWEITGEENLRQKDWYLVIANHQSWLDIVVLQRLFNRKIPMIKFFIKDQLKWVPLLGFAWWAMGCPFMKRYSKDYLAKNPHKKGQDLKATRKALDVFKHHPTTIMNFVEGTRFTRQKKTTQQSPYDYLLKPKAGGIGFVISVMGNQIKNILDVTIVYPDQQHSLWDFLCHRISAIKVSIRSIAIPNEFRGDNILNDEKTLEAFRIWLNGHWLEKDRLISQLQNS